In Haloterrigena turkmenica DSM 5511, a single genomic region encodes these proteins:
- a CDS encoding thiamine pyrophosphate-dependent dehydrogenase E1 component subunit alpha yields the protein MADYTLDTEEGRREALRRMLTIREFDSTAGDYFADGEIPGFVHLYIGEEAVGVGTCAALEPDDYIASTHRGHGHCIAKGLDPKLMMAELFGKQDGYCNGKGGSMHIADVDSGMLGANGIVGAGPPLATGAALSIDYDDREQVAVGFLGDGAVAQGQVHEAINLAATWDLPAVFVVENNHYGEGTPVEEQHNVDDLSDTAGAYDIPGVTVDGMDVTAVAEAIEEARKRARDGDGPTIVEAETYRYRGHYEGDEEPYRDEDEIEKWKEQDPIDRFSELLVDRGELTEEELEELRDEIETEIKEAVEYAQDAPLPDPSEAYEDMFAEMPPEIERFASQARADGGSLGGDRR from the coding sequence ATGGCCGACTATACACTAGACACGGAGGAGGGGCGACGGGAGGCGCTCCGTCGGATGCTGACGATTCGGGAGTTCGACTCGACGGCGGGTGACTACTTCGCCGACGGAGAGATTCCCGGCTTCGTCCACCTCTACATTGGGGAAGAGGCAGTCGGCGTCGGTACGTGTGCCGCGCTCGAGCCCGACGATTACATCGCGAGCACGCACCGGGGCCACGGACACTGCATCGCGAAGGGATTGGACCCGAAGCTGATGATGGCCGAGCTGTTCGGCAAGCAGGATGGCTACTGCAACGGAAAGGGCGGTTCGATGCACATCGCCGACGTCGACTCCGGGATGCTCGGCGCGAACGGCATCGTCGGCGCGGGGCCGCCGCTGGCGACGGGCGCCGCGCTGTCGATCGACTACGACGACCGCGAGCAGGTAGCCGTCGGCTTCCTCGGCGACGGTGCCGTCGCACAGGGGCAGGTACACGAGGCGATCAACCTCGCAGCGACCTGGGACCTGCCGGCGGTCTTCGTCGTCGAGAACAATCACTACGGTGAGGGGACGCCAGTCGAGGAACAGCACAACGTCGACGACCTGAGCGACACCGCCGGCGCCTACGACATCCCCGGCGTCACCGTCGACGGAATGGACGTCACGGCCGTCGCCGAGGCCATCGAGGAGGCGCGCAAGCGCGCTCGAGACGGCGACGGTCCGACCATCGTCGAGGCCGAGACCTACCGCTACCGCGGCCACTACGAGGGCGACGAGGAGCCCTACCGGGACGAAGACGAGATCGAGAAGTGGAAGGAGCAGGACCCGATCGACCGGTTCTCGGAGCTGCTGGTCGATCGCGGCGAACTGACCGAGGAGGAACTCGAGGAGCTGCGGGACGAGATCGAGACGGAGATCAAGGAAGCGGTCGAGTACGCTCAGGACGCCCCGCTACCGGACCCGAGCGAAGCCTACGAGGACATGTTCGCGGAGATGCCACCCGAGATCGAACGGTTCGCCAGCCAGGCCCGTGCGGACGGCGGTTCGCTCGGAGGTGATCGGCGATGA
- a CDS encoding OsmC family protein — translation MMPERTVTARNPEGMGGTIEAGSFEWRFDEPESAGGSETGPTPVDVFLGALASCLSLSVRFQANKRETPVETIEVTTEAEPERGSVDRLEATIRLETDADDETVDRLVDFGERGCHVSQLVDEETPMDVSWERL, via the coding sequence ATGATGCCCGAGCGAACCGTCACCGCCCGGAACCCGGAGGGGATGGGCGGGACCATCGAGGCCGGTTCGTTCGAGTGGCGGTTCGACGAACCCGAGTCGGCCGGCGGCTCGGAGACGGGGCCGACGCCGGTCGACGTCTTCCTCGGCGCGCTGGCCTCCTGTCTCTCGCTGAGCGTTCGCTTCCAGGCGAACAAGCGCGAGACGCCGGTCGAGACCATCGAGGTCACGACCGAGGCCGAACCCGAACGGGGCTCGGTCGACCGACTCGAGGCGACGATCCGACTCGAGACCGACGCCGACGACGAGACGGTCGATCGCCTCGTCGACTTCGGCGAGCGGGGCTGTCACGTCTCGCAGCTCGTCGACGAGGAGACGCCGATGGACGTCTCATGGGAACGGCTGTAG
- the aroC gene encoding chorismate synthase — protein MNGNRFGRLFQVTTFGESHGEAMGCTISGCPAGLELSEEDIQEDLDRRKPGQSMITTSRGEPDDVSIKSGIQDGYTTGTPIGLVIQNKDARSGKYEPFITAPRPSHGDFTYSAKFGTRNWGGGGRSSARETVNWVAAGAIAKKLLAREGIELKAHVNQIGDVEAPEVSFEQIKEHSEENDVRCADPETAAEMQELIEEYQEEGDSIGGSIYFEAQGVPVGLGAPRFDSLSARLGQAMMAVPATTAFEFGLGREAREWTGKERNDDWEFDDEGNPTPVENDHGGIQGGISSGEPIYGEVTLHAPTSIPKSQQTADWETGEIKEEKVIGRHDPVLPPRGVPVVEAMLALTLVDFMLLSGRLNPDRVDDQPGEYDTDYHPSNPQNE, from the coding sequence ATGAACGGCAACCGCTTCGGTCGCCTCTTCCAGGTGACCACGTTCGGCGAGAGCCACGGGGAGGCGATGGGCTGTACCATCTCGGGCTGTCCCGCCGGCCTCGAGCTCTCGGAGGAGGACATCCAGGAGGACTTAGATCGGCGAAAGCCGGGCCAGTCGATGATCACGACCAGCCGCGGCGAACCCGACGACGTCTCGATCAAGTCCGGGATTCAGGACGGCTACACGACCGGGACGCCGATCGGGCTGGTCATCCAGAACAAGGACGCTCGTTCAGGCAAGTACGAGCCGTTCATCACCGCACCCCGTCCGTCCCACGGCGACTTCACCTACTCGGCGAAGTTCGGTACCCGTAACTGGGGCGGCGGCGGCCGCTCGTCGGCCCGCGAGACCGTCAACTGGGTCGCCGCGGGCGCGATCGCAAAGAAGCTCCTCGCGCGCGAGGGAATCGAACTCAAGGCCCACGTCAACCAGATCGGCGACGTCGAGGCCCCCGAGGTAAGCTTCGAGCAGATTAAGGAACACTCCGAGGAGAACGACGTCCGCTGTGCCGATCCCGAGACCGCCGCGGAGATGCAGGAACTCATCGAGGAGTACCAGGAGGAAGGCGACTCCATCGGCGGCTCGATCTACTTCGAGGCCCAGGGCGTCCCCGTCGGCCTCGGCGCACCTCGGTTCGACTCGCTGTCCGCGCGACTCGGACAGGCCATGATGGCGGTCCCGGCGACGACGGCCTTCGAGTTCGGCCTCGGTCGCGAGGCCCGCGAGTGGACGGGCAAGGAGCGAAACGACGACTGGGAGTTCGACGACGAGGGGAACCCGACGCCCGTCGAGAACGACCACGGCGGCATCCAGGGCGGCATCTCGAGCGGCGAACCGATCTACGGCGAGGTCACGCTCCACGCACCTACGTCGATCCCCAAGTCCCAGCAGACCGCCGACTGGGAGACCGGCGAAATCAAGGAAGAGAAGGTTATCGGCCGCCACGACCCCGTCCTCCCGCCGCGAGGCGTCCCGGTCGTCGAGGCGATGCTCGCGCTGACGCTCGTCGACTTCATGCTGCTGTCGGGCCGGCTCAACCCCGACCGCGTCGACGACCAGCCCGGCGAGTACGACACGGACTACCACCCGAGCAACCCGCAGAACGAGTGA
- a CDS encoding VOC family protein, which translates to MGTGNIPQLGVEIPELSQVAFVVEDLEDGMDRFDGLLGIGPWEIYRFEPPALTDRTYRGEPHEYSMRLALAQLGETMIELIEPLEGPSIYTEHLEEHGEGLHHVACFAFDDPHAVVDEFESAGLPVLQSGNFDGTEFWYFDTADELNGAIFETAANVDAMPEPDATYPE; encoded by the coding sequence ATGGGTACTGGTAACATCCCACAGTTGGGCGTCGAGATTCCGGAACTCTCGCAGGTCGCGTTCGTCGTCGAGGACCTCGAGGACGGTATGGATCGATTCGACGGCCTCCTCGGCATCGGACCCTGGGAGATCTACCGGTTCGAACCGCCCGCACTGACCGATCGGACCTACCGCGGCGAGCCTCACGAGTACTCGATGCGCCTCGCGCTCGCGCAACTCGGCGAGACGATGATCGAACTGATCGAACCGCTCGAGGGGCCGAGCATCTACACCGAACATCTGGAGGAACACGGCGAGGGACTGCACCACGTCGCCTGTTTCGCGTTCGACGATCCCCACGCGGTCGTCGACGAGTTCGAGTCCGCGGGGCTACCTGTGCTCCAGAGCGGGAACTTCGACGGCACCGAGTTCTGGTACTTCGACACCGCCGACGAACTCAACGGCGCGATCTTCGAGACCGCGGCGAACGTGGACGCGATGCCTGAGCCGGACGCGACCTATCCAGAGTAG
- a CDS encoding MFS transporter gives MRWQYRSTVLVLCLLAFFVTYFARMAISPVIPFIVDDFAVSNTQIGFALSGMWLAYGLSQFPSGVLGDRYGEKRVILVAVGGTSIASLLLALSPAFPAFVVLAVLLGAVAGLHYAVATTLLSRTYDELGRAVGIHSIGGPLAGLVAPVAAAWVGVRFGWRPALALVLGVGLPVFALFAWQIRPTEPRRPEQPMRDRFELAALVDLLSRPAIVFTLAVAMLGTFIVQGLLTFLPTFFVAYHDYSATAAGTAFSAFFVVRTVGQFFLGDLSDRIGRDIAIGGSMLAGAIGLFGLVGARSRVTVAAAVVLAGLGSSFFAALDPRFLDQFETAERGAGFGLVRTVYTVVGAAGSVGVGLLADLFGWGPSFLVLAGLFSITVLALGVNRAFDLGY, from the coding sequence ATGCGTTGGCAGTATCGGTCGACAGTACTCGTCCTCTGTCTGCTCGCGTTCTTCGTCACCTACTTCGCTCGGATGGCGATCAGTCCGGTCATTCCGTTCATCGTCGACGACTTCGCCGTTTCCAACACGCAGATCGGGTTCGCTCTGTCGGGGATGTGGCTCGCCTATGGCCTCTCGCAGTTCCCCAGCGGCGTCCTCGGCGACCGATACGGGGAGAAACGAGTGATCCTCGTCGCCGTCGGCGGCACGTCGATCGCGAGCCTCCTGCTCGCCCTCTCGCCCGCGTTTCCCGCCTTCGTCGTCCTCGCCGTCCTCCTCGGGGCCGTCGCCGGACTGCACTACGCCGTCGCGACGACGCTGCTGTCGCGGACCTACGACGAACTCGGTCGTGCAGTGGGCATCCACTCGATCGGCGGTCCGCTTGCCGGGCTGGTCGCGCCCGTCGCGGCGGCGTGGGTCGGCGTCCGGTTCGGCTGGCGGCCCGCGCTCGCGCTCGTTCTCGGCGTCGGCCTCCCGGTGTTCGCACTGTTCGCGTGGCAGATCCGCCCGACTGAGCCGCGACGACCGGAACAGCCGATGCGCGACCGGTTCGAACTCGCCGCACTGGTCGACCTGCTCTCGCGGCCAGCGATCGTCTTCACGCTCGCGGTCGCCATGCTCGGCACGTTCATCGTCCAAGGGCTGCTCACCTTCCTCCCGACGTTCTTCGTCGCCTACCACGACTACTCGGCGACGGCCGCCGGAACGGCCTTCTCGGCGTTTTTCGTCGTGCGAACCGTCGGCCAGTTCTTCCTCGGCGACCTCTCCGATCGAATCGGACGCGACATCGCGATCGGCGGCTCGATGCTCGCGGGGGCGATCGGCCTCTTCGGACTGGTCGGCGCCCGGAGCCGCGTGACCGTCGCCGCCGCTGTGGTCTTGGCCGGACTGGGCTCGAGTTTCTTCGCGGCGCTCGACCCGCGCTTCCTCGACCAGTTCGAAACCGCCGAGCGCGGTGCCGGGTTCGGACTCGTCCGGACGGTCTACACCGTCGTCGGCGCTGCCGGCTCCGTCGGCGTCGGCCTGTTGGCCGACCTGTTCGGCTGGGGGCCGTCGTTTCTCGTTCTCGCCGGACTGTTCTCGATCACGGTCCTCGCGCTCGGCGTGAACCGAGCGTTCGATCTCGGCTACTGA